TTACACGATCATTACAGAAGGGCATGAAGGGCGAGCCCTTTACATTGTGGTTTCTGGTCGGGTCAGAGTACATCTACGCAGCCAAGAACTAGCCCAGCTAGCTCAAAATGCGTGCTTTGGGGAAATGTCTGTCTTCGACGCCGAGCCCCGCTCTGCCTCAGTCACAACCCTAGAGCCCTGCAACTGCCTCGTCCTAACGCAGCAGCAGCTATACGATGCCATTGATGAGACCCCCGGTATTGCAGTCAATATAATTCGGCTGCTCTCTCGCCGCATCCGGGAACTTAATCGAGACCTGAACCAAAAGCAGCAAGAGCTTCAGGCGTTCCAGCGGATAGCA
This genomic interval from Pseudanabaena sp. FACHB-2040 contains the following:
- a CDS encoding Crp/Fnr family transcriptional regulator encodes the protein MLTSVDRLLFIRSVPIFKELRDDFLVRLASVMDEMTFASNYTIITEGHEGRALYIVVSGRVRVHLRSQELAQLAQNACFGEMSVFDAEPRSASVTTLEPCNCLVLTQQQLYDAIDETPGIAVNIIRLLSRRIRELNRDLNQKQQELQAFQRIAQPYLQEASVPAAETKVSQTQENGQGESARPHGYFPYGQIPY